From the Leptospira inadai serovar Lyme str. 10 genome, the window ACCGGGAAACGCCGGATACCGAAAGTTCCAGAACCTGAGCGATCTCTTCCAGCTTGCACCCCTGCGAATAACGGAGGTCTAACGCAGTTTTCTGGTCCTCCGGTAAAATCTCAAAAAGGATGGAAAGCATATTTGCCAGATCCTGGGCAGCCATTTCATCCAAAACCTGGCCTTCCGGACCTTGGGTTTTCGAGTCGAAAACCGTCCCCGTCTCTTCTCCGACCAAAGAAACGTTCTTTTGATAGTAAGATTTGCCATGGTTAATCATTAAATTTCGGGCAATTCTAAAAAGAATCATCCGAGCGATCTGTTCCTCGGGAAGAACCTTACCGGAATAATGCTTAAAGAAGTTCAAAAACGTGTCTTGCAAAAGGTCTAAGGCTGTCGACTCATCCCTCACCGAGCGCCGAATAAAGGAGAACAAATGATCCTTATTCTTATTGTATAATTTTTCGAAAAATAAGGGTTCCGACACGGTAGAATGAAAGTTTTTTCCTGGTTCCGTTTTTTCAAGTAAATTAGGTTTTTTCTTGAAGAAAGATATTGCCTAGAAAATCTCGAATCGATGAGTTTTAACCTATCGGAAGGATTATTTCCGGGTAATCATACCGCTCGCTTTACGCTCCTGCGTCGGATTATTCTATTCTTCCTTATCTTTCTGTCGTCTAGCACGATCTTCAGTGCGACTTTAACGCTTAAAAACGGGAAAGTTCTCCAAGGAAAAGTGATAAACCAAACGCGGACGGATGTGCAGATGGAAGTCGGGGGGAAAGTTCTCACCATCCCAAAAACGGAAATACAAGAACTTCGTTTAAAAGACGAACCTAAACAAGAGCCCAAGAAGGTAGAAATTCCTAAAACCGTAGAACAAGCGCAGGTCAAGGAAGAGCCGATCCAACCGGGAAAGCAAAGATGGTGGCAAAAACCTCGCTGGAATTATCCTTTAAGTTCGGCGGCGGTGCCCGGATGGGGCCTATGGAAAGCGGATAAGAAATGGCAAGGAGTGGCCACCTTTGCCGCGGTACTCGGTCTGGCTTATTATAGTACGAAAACGAACGGCGAGTTTCATTCGGCCAAATCCGCCTATCAAAACAAAGTATACGAATATCTAGTCATTTCGCAAAACGATCCAAACTTAAATCCACCCTCGGCAACTCTCGTTCGAGTTTTAGTAGGCTCGGCATATTCAGGCGGTGCATTTAAACATTACCAAAGCGCGAGTACTCTCTCCAACGATGCCCTCCTCGCTTTCGGAGTCGCGTATGGATTGCAGATATTATATTCCTATTATTTAGGAGTTCAAAAGGAGAAGCTATTAGCCGGAGATCAACATCCGGACGGAATTCGCTTCAGCATAAGTCCCGCCTATCGTCCCTTCTCCTCGGGTGGAAATGCATTGGGCTGGAATACCGAGCTGGCCTACGCCTGGAAATTCTGAATCGAAGACGACGAATTTTGTCGAAATAATTTTTCCTATTTAAAAAAAAACGAATCTACTTGATTCGTTTCGATTCTAAATTCAATTTCTGACTAACTCTTTCGCCTTCCCGTGAAAACCCCCGAAAAAGGATCGGCACTTTACTATTTCGTTGATTCCTTACACTCCGTTTTCCAAAGCATGATCCCCGACTGATCGGAAGTTTTTGCCGAATTACATTCTTGGAAAGAACTATAGGTTCCTAGCGTTACGTACTCCCGAGAAGAATAGAGCCACAAAACCCAAAGCCCGAAAATGAGATAAAAAGTTCTCATAAAAAAACCTCCTTTCGAATACCGTCGCAAGACGAGCACCGCCCAAGCTGGATTCGATAAAAAATCCGGACCGATCGTGGCCGGAAATCCTCGCCGCGGCTGCGATCTTGTCACAAATAATCGGGATTCTTAAAATGATTTCCGCATTTTCGGCCGAACTTTTATCAACGACATTTCCGATCAATTGGCCGAACACGTTTTACGGTTATATAATTCCCGCTTAACGAAAATTTAAAGAGGAAGTATATTACCGAATTATAGATTCATAATTATTACAATGCAATTAAAAATTAAAAATCTCTTAATAAATAAAGTCGAGTGAATGATAAACGAATTCCTATTTACGGAAAAAATTCTTCTCCGATCGCAGTTTTCATTAAAAGAGAATTCATCTTATTTAATATATTTAAAAAAAACATAATCCCTTCCGCAAGCTCTATCTTTGGACTTTTTGATGATGGAATCCGGAACATTCTATCATCACCCAAGGGATAGTAAGTCCGAATGTTTTCGTTTTAAATCCAACTAAATTCTTCGAACGGACCCTCGATTTAGCCTTCCGTAAAAAATTGGAACGTATTTCAGGTTCTAATTTTTATTCGAGCCATTGGATTCGCTTACTTTCCCTCGTCGAATTCCATTATATGACGGCGGCCGATCACTTACAAAGCGTCACTCCGATAACGTATGAAAGAGGTTCCTATATCTTTCGAGAAGGGGACCTACCGAACGGAAACATGTATTTTCTTTT encodes:
- a CDS encoding LA_0442/LA_0875 N-terminal domain-containing protein; the encoded protein is MSFNLSEGLFPGNHTARFTLLRRIILFFLIFLSSSTIFSATLTLKNGKVLQGKVINQTRTDVQMEVGGKVLTIPKTEIQELRLKDEPKQEPKKVEIPKTVEQAQVKEEPIQPGKQRWWQKPRWNYPLSSAAVPGWGLWKADKKWQGVATFAAVLGLAYYSTKTNGEFHSAKSAYQNKVYEYLVISQNDPNLNPPSATLVRVLVGSAYSGGAFKHYQSASTLSNDALLAFGVAYGLQILYSYYLGVQKEKLLAGDQHPDGIRFSISPAYRPFSSGGNALGWNTELAYAWKF
- a CDS encoding RNA polymerase sigma factor, translated to MSEPLFFEKLYNKNKDHLFSFIRRSVRDESTALDLLQDTFLNFFKHYSGKVLPEEQIARMILFRIARNLMINHGKSYYQKNVSLVGEETGTVFDSKTQGPEGQVLDEMAAQDLANMLSILFEILPEDQKTALDLRYSQGCKLEEIAQVLELSVSGVSRLLERAEKAILQEGKRRGFQPESFLKN